The Acidimicrobiia bacterium genome includes a window with the following:
- a CDS encoding lipid-transfer protein: protein MSASSEREVVVLGAGMHPWGKWGRRFVEYGVVAARAALADAQVALDDVQFLAGADTMRNGYPGYVAGSTFAQALGWTGVPVSSAYGACASGAMALQAARAQILAGFCDVALVVGADTAPQGFFGPAPGERWQDPDWLRFRVLGATNPTYFGLYARRRMDVHGATLDDFARVKIKNSRHGLHNPNARYRKEFTAEDIAKSPVVADPLRLVDICATSDGAAAVVLASTEYARARGLDAPVRVSGISTITPRYPNTYLDMPDIGTDSAAAVAPPERSYRDSIAVSAYEQAGVGPEDLSFAEVYDLSTALELDWYENIGLCETGEAEKLLRSGDTELGGRIPVNPSGGLACFGEAIPAQAIAQLCELTWQLRGTAGERQVDGARVGLAINQGLFGHGSCIIATR from the coding sequence GTGAGTGCGAGCAGCGAGCGTGAGGTCGTCGTCCTCGGTGCGGGCATGCACCCGTGGGGCAAGTGGGGACGTCGCTTCGTCGAGTACGGCGTCGTCGCGGCGCGTGCCGCGCTCGCCGACGCGCAGGTCGCCCTCGACGACGTGCAGTTCCTCGCCGGCGCCGACACGATGCGCAACGGCTACCCGGGCTACGTCGCGGGTTCGACCTTTGCGCAGGCGCTCGGCTGGACCGGTGTTCCTGTCTCGAGCGCGTACGGAGCGTGCGCGTCGGGCGCGATGGCATTGCAGGCGGCGCGTGCGCAGATCCTGGCCGGGTTCTGCGACGTCGCGCTCGTCGTGGGTGCCGACACCGCACCCCAGGGCTTCTTCGGTCCCGCGCCGGGCGAGCGCTGGCAGGACCCCGATTGGCTCCGGTTCCGCGTCCTCGGCGCGACGAACCCGACGTACTTCGGGTTGTACGCGCGCCGCCGCATGGACGTGCACGGCGCGACGCTCGACGACTTCGCGCGTGTGAAGATCAAGAACAGCCGCCACGGGCTCCACAACCCGAACGCGAGGTACCGCAAGGAGTTCACCGCCGAGGACATCGCGAAGTCGCCCGTCGTCGCCGATCCCTTGCGCCTCGTCGACATCTGCGCGACCAGCGACGGCGCCGCGGCGGTCGTGCTCGCGAGCACCGAGTACGCCCGGGCGCGCGGTCTCGACGCGCCCGTTCGCGTCTCCGGGATCTCGACGATCACGCCGCGGTACCCGAACACGTATCTCGACATGCCCGACATCGGCACGGACTCCGCGGCGGCGGTCGCGCCGCCCGAGCGGTCGTACCGCGACTCGATCGCGGTGAGCGCGTACGAGCAGGCGGGCGTCGGCCCCGAGGACCTGAGCTTCGCCGAGGTGTACGACCTGTCGACCGCTCTCGAGCTCGACTGGTACGAGAACATCGGGCTCTGCGAGACGGGCGAGGCCGAGAAGCTGCTCCGCAGCGGCGACACCGAGCTCGGTGGCCGCATTCCCGTCAACCCGAGCGGCGGGCTCGCATGCTTCGGCGAGGCGATCCCCGCGCAGGCGATCGCGCAGCTGTGCGAGCTGACGTGGCAGCTGCGCGGGACGGCGGGCGAGCGTCAGGTGGACGGCGCCCGCGTCGGCCTCGCGATCAACCAAGGCCTCTTCGGCCACGGCAGCTGCATCATCGCGACGCGTTGA
- a CDS encoding SDR family oxidoreductase encodes MTVPSVPPYPEGHHLLDGKVVLITAAAGTGIGFATAKRCVEEGATVVVSDKHERRLEEAAEQLGHIMGIRPLALPCDVTDESSVQAMFAATVAAHGRIDVLVNNAGLGGTENIVDMTDEQWSAVLDVTLNGTFRCTRAALRLMQSARSGVIVNNASVLGWRAQVGQAHYAAAKAGVMALTRTAAVESAPYGVRVNAVSPSLAMHPFLSKVISEETLGELERQEMFGRSAEPWEVGNVIVFLASEYSSYMTGEIVSVSSQHP; translated from the coding sequence GTGACAGTCCCGAGTGTCCCGCCGTACCCCGAAGGTCACCACCTCCTCGACGGGAAGGTCGTGCTGATCACCGCGGCGGCCGGGACCGGCATCGGCTTCGCGACCGCGAAGCGCTGCGTCGAGGAGGGCGCGACGGTCGTCGTCAGCGACAAGCACGAGCGGCGGCTCGAGGAGGCGGCCGAGCAGCTCGGGCACATCATGGGCATCCGCCCGCTCGCGCTGCCGTGCGACGTGACCGACGAGAGCTCCGTCCAGGCGATGTTCGCGGCGACAGTCGCCGCGCACGGGCGCATCGATGTCCTCGTCAACAACGCGGGGCTCGGAGGCACCGAGAACATCGTCGACATGACCGACGAGCAGTGGAGCGCGGTGCTCGACGTGACGCTCAACGGCACGTTCCGTTGCACGCGCGCCGCGCTGCGCCTCATGCAGTCGGCGCGCTCGGGCGTCATCGTGAACAACGCGTCGGTGCTCGGCTGGCGGGCGCAGGTCGGCCAGGCGCACTACGCGGCGGCCAAGGCCGGCGTCATGGCGCTCACGAGGACCGCGGCCGTGGAGTCGGCACCGTACGGCGTGCGCGTCAACGCGGTGTCGCCGAGCCTGGCGATGCACCCGTTCCTGTCGAAGGTCATCAGCGAGGAGACACTCGGCGAGCTCGAGCGCCAAGAGATGTTCGGGCGCTCGGCCGAGCCGTGGGAGGTCGGCAACGTGATCGTCTTCCTCGCCAGCGAGTACTCGTCGTACATGACGGGCGAGATCGTCTCCGTCAGCAGCCAGCACCCGTGA
- a CDS encoding OB-fold domain-containing protein yields the protein MSPKPQVPEVEGWFGEDALGPHLIGTRCRACGSYFFPKETFACRNPRCGSSDLDDVPLSRRGKVWSFTTNEYAPPPPYPAREPFEPYTVVAVELPEERMIVLGHLARGARPSELHVGDQVEVVVEPFYDTDDATHTVWKWRPVT from the coding sequence GTGAGCCCGAAGCCGCAGGTTCCCGAGGTCGAGGGCTGGTTCGGGGAGGACGCGCTGGGCCCGCACCTGATCGGGACGCGCTGCCGCGCGTGCGGCTCGTACTTCTTTCCGAAGGAGACGTTCGCATGCCGCAACCCGCGCTGCGGGAGCAGCGACCTCGACGACGTGCCACTCAGCCGGCGCGGGAAGGTGTGGTCGTTCACGACGAACGAGTACGCGCCGCCGCCGCCGTATCCCGCCCGTGAGCCGTTCGAGCCGTACACGGTCGTCGCGGTCGAGCTGCCCGAGGAGCGGATGATCGTCCTCGGCCACCTCGCGCGTGGTGCGCGGCCGAGCGAGCTGCACGTGGGCGACCAGGTCGAGGTCGTCGTCGAGCCGTTCTACGACACCGACGACGCGACGCACACGGTCTGGAAGTGGAGGCCGGTGACGTGA
- a CDS encoding acyl-CoA dehydrogenase family protein, producing MAGTLDDEAFRAEIRNWLEANLVGEFAELRGAGGPGAEHERFEGRLAWERHLAANGWNCVGFPKEHGGRGLSLAQQVIYHEEYARSRAPARVGIVGEGLLGPTLIAFGTAEQQRRFLPGIVNATELWCQGYSEPNAGSDLANVQTRAERDGDEWVVSGQKVWTSLAQWADWCFVVCRTDRELPRHRGLSYLLVPMRQPGIEIRPIVQITGTSEFNEVFFDGARTAAENVVGEVNGGWRVAMGTLAFERGVSTLGQQLNFKSELDRIIASARANGRARDPVVRQALARSWSELEIMRLNALRTLARMEDNALSREGMITKLYWASVHRRLGELAVDVLGADGMVAGAAGVTGERYPISDAQRLFLWTRADTIYGGSNQIQRNQIGERALGLPPEPKVVKT from the coding sequence ATGGCGGGCACGCTGGACGACGAGGCGTTCCGCGCCGAGATCCGCAACTGGTTGGAGGCCAACCTCGTCGGCGAGTTCGCCGAGCTGCGCGGCGCGGGCGGTCCCGGCGCCGAGCACGAGCGCTTCGAGGGCCGCCTCGCGTGGGAGCGCCATCTCGCCGCGAACGGGTGGAACTGCGTCGGCTTCCCGAAGGAGCACGGTGGTCGCGGGCTGAGCCTGGCGCAGCAGGTCATCTACCACGAGGAGTACGCGCGCTCGCGTGCCCCGGCGCGCGTCGGCATCGTCGGTGAGGGGCTGCTCGGTCCGACGCTCATCGCGTTCGGGACGGCCGAGCAGCAGCGTCGGTTCCTGCCCGGGATCGTGAACGCGACCGAGCTGTGGTGCCAGGGGTACTCCGAGCCGAACGCCGGTTCCGATCTCGCGAACGTGCAGACGCGGGCCGAGCGCGACGGCGACGAGTGGGTCGTGTCCGGGCAGAAGGTGTGGACCTCGCTCGCGCAGTGGGCCGACTGGTGCTTCGTCGTCTGCCGGACCGATCGCGAGCTGCCGCGTCATCGCGGCCTGTCGTACCTGCTCGTGCCGATGCGCCAGCCCGGGATCGAGATCCGGCCCATCGTCCAGATCACCGGGACGTCCGAGTTCAACGAGGTCTTCTTCGACGGCGCGCGTACCGCCGCGGAGAACGTCGTCGGCGAGGTGAACGGTGGCTGGCGCGTCGCGATGGGAACGCTCGCGTTCGAGCGCGGCGTGTCGACGCTGGGACAGCAGCTCAACTTCAAGAGCGAGCTCGACCGCATCATCGCGAGCGCGCGGGCGAACGGGCGCGCGCGCGATCCCGTCGTCCGGCAGGCGCTGGCACGCTCGTGGAGCGAGCTCGAGATCATGCGGCTGAACGCGCTCCGCACGCTCGCGCGCATGGAGGACAACGCGCTCAGCCGCGAGGGGATGATCACGAAGCTGTACTGGGCGAGCGTGCACCGCCGTCTCGGTGAGCTCGCGGTCGACGTCCTCGGTGCCGACGGGATGGTCGCGGGCGCGGCGGGCGTGACCGGCGAGCGCTACCCGATCAGCGACGCGCAACGGCTGTTCCTGTGGACGCGCGCCGACACGATCTACGGCGGGTCGAACCAGATCCAGCGCAACCAGATCGGCGAGCGCGCGCTCGGCCTACCGCCCGAACCGAAGGTGGTGAAGACGTGA
- a CDS encoding SDR family oxidoreductase gives MPTARPDPLDFTGKVVIVTGGCRGVGAGISRRFLEAGAHVVVCCRHEPEQLPVGGGRPASFVAADVRDPDQVDGVVAFTMEQHGRIDVLVNNAGGAPPADSSTASPKFTTSIITLNLIAPLVFAQRVNAVMQAQESGGCIVNIGSVSGIRPSPNSAAYGAAKAGLVNLTQTLAVEWAPKVRVNCLTAGLIRTEQAHLFYGDEEGIAAVGRTIPVGRMADPDDIADVCLFLASPLARYVTGENLVVHGGGEKPAYMDASNA, from the coding sequence ATGCCGACCGCGCGTCCCGATCCGCTCGACTTCACCGGGAAGGTCGTGATCGTCACCGGCGGGTGTCGGGGCGTCGGTGCGGGGATCTCACGCCGGTTCCTGGAGGCGGGCGCGCACGTCGTCGTGTGCTGCAGGCACGAGCCCGAGCAGCTACCGGTGGGCGGCGGCCGTCCCGCGTCGTTCGTCGCGGCAGACGTGCGCGACCCCGATCAGGTCGACGGCGTGGTCGCCTTCACGATGGAGCAGCACGGTCGCATCGACGTGCTCGTCAACAACGCGGGCGGTGCGCCGCCCGCCGACTCGTCGACCGCGTCGCCGAAGTTCACGACGTCGATCATCACGCTGAACCTCATCGCGCCGCTCGTCTTCGCGCAGCGCGTCAACGCGGTGATGCAGGCGCAGGAGAGCGGCGGATGCATCGTCAACATCGGCAGCGTGAGCGGCATCCGCCCGTCGCCGAACAGCGCCGCGTACGGCGCTGCGAAGGCCGGGCTCGTCAACCTGACGCAAACGCTCGCGGTCGAGTGGGCCCCGAAGGTGCGCGTCAACTGCCTGACCGCGGGGCTCATCCGCACCGAGCAGGCCCACCTCTTCTACGGCGACGAGGAGGGCATCGCCGCGGTCGGCCGGACGATCCCGGTCGGCCGGATGGCGGACCCCGACGACATCGCCGACGTGTGCCTGTTCCTCGCGTCGCCGCTCGCCCGCTACGTCACCGGCGAGAACCTCGTCGTCCACGGCGGCGGCGAGAAGCCCGCCTACATGGACGCCAGCAACGCGTGA
- a CDS encoding enoyl-CoA hydratase family protein, translating to MIRSEVRDHVGEVVIANPPVNALPVAGWFELADTIRTLGHDPSVHALIVAADPSIKGFQAGVDIKELAADPTHESLIGVNRGCWETFAAVYDCEVPVIAAVHGFCLGGGIGIAGNADIVVASDDATFGLPEVDRGALGAATHLSRLVPQHKMRALFFTGSMVTAQELLAFGTVERVVPREQLMDAAREVAGVIAKKSPLVIRRAKESLNAIDPVDVKRSYRFEQGFTFELNLWGDSDELRQAFVDKRDADVGRDRT from the coding sequence ATGATCCGCTCGGAGGTGCGCGACCACGTCGGCGAGGTCGTGATCGCCAACCCACCGGTCAACGCGCTGCCGGTCGCGGGATGGTTCGAGCTCGCCGACACCATCCGCACGCTCGGTCACGACCCGTCGGTCCACGCGCTGATCGTCGCCGCGGACCCGTCCATCAAGGGCTTCCAGGCCGGCGTCGACATCAAGGAGCTGGCCGCCGACCCGACGCACGAGTCGCTCATCGGTGTGAACCGCGGCTGCTGGGAGACGTTCGCCGCCGTGTACGACTGCGAGGTCCCGGTGATCGCGGCGGTGCACGGCTTCTGCCTCGGCGGCGGCATCGGCATCGCGGGCAACGCGGACATCGTCGTCGCGTCCGACGACGCGACGTTCGGGCTGCCCGAGGTGGACCGGGGCGCGCTCGGCGCGGCGACGCATCTCAGCCGGCTCGTCCCCCAGCACAAGATGCGCGCGCTGTTCTTCACCGGGTCGATGGTCACCGCGCAGGAGCTCCTCGCGTTCGGCACGGTCGAGCGGGTCGTGCCGCGCGAACAGCTGATGGACGCGGCGAGGGAGGTCGCCGGCGTGATCGCGAAGAAGAGCCCGCTCGTCATCCGGCGCGCCAAGGAGTCGCTCAACGCGATCGACCCCGTCGACGTCAAGCGCAGCTACCGCTTCGAGCAGGGCTTCACGTTCGAGCTCAACCTGTGGGGAGACTCCGACGAGCTGCGCCAGGCGTTCGTCGACAAGCGCGACGCCGACGTCGGACGGGACCGGACGTGA
- a CDS encoding SDR family oxidoreductase translates to MAEFLKGKSIAVTGAGRGIGRAVALLCAAEGANVVVADYGVGMAGEDPTSEVADAVVKEITDAGGSAVAVADSVTRMEGGERIVQTAVDNWGSIDGVVCVAGILRERMLFNMSEDEFDPVVETHLKGTFTVFRAAAARMKQQQSGTLIGFTSGAYAGSVAQANYSAAKGGIVSLVRSAAVGMYRYNVTANCIAPIARTRMSANVPMELAENGEPEDVAPIVAYLLSDSARHITGQVYTAVGGKIAVWNQPRELRAMYKDGRWTPEEIAARLDSTVGQERMAMIDRLEAMRQAAASGEKPNA, encoded by the coding sequence GTGGCCGAATTCCTGAAGGGCAAGTCGATCGCGGTCACGGGCGCGGGACGGGGCATCGGCCGCGCAGTTGCGCTGCTGTGCGCGGCGGAGGGCGCCAACGTCGTCGTCGCCGACTACGGCGTCGGCATGGCCGGCGAGGACCCGACCAGCGAGGTCGCCGACGCCGTCGTCAAGGAGATCACCGACGCCGGTGGCAGCGCGGTCGCGGTCGCCGACAGCGTCACGCGGATGGAGGGCGGCGAGCGGATCGTGCAGACCGCCGTCGACAACTGGGGCAGCATCGACGGCGTCGTCTGCGTCGCGGGCATCCTGCGCGAGCGGATGCTCTTCAACATGAGCGAGGACGAGTTCGACCCGGTCGTCGAGACGCACCTGAAGGGCACCTTCACGGTCTTCCGCGCCGCGGCCGCGCGCATGAAGCAGCAGCAGTCCGGCACGCTCATCGGGTTCACGTCCGGCGCGTACGCAGGCAGCGTGGCGCAGGCGAACTACAGCGCGGCGAAGGGCGGCATCGTGTCGCTCGTGCGCAGCGCGGCCGTCGGCATGTACCGCTACAACGTCACGGCCAACTGCATCGCGCCGATCGCGCGCACGCGCATGTCCGCGAACGTGCCGATGGAGCTCGCGGAGAACGGCGAGCCCGAGGACGTCGCGCCCATCGTCGCGTACCTCCTGTCCGACTCCGCTCGGCACATCACCGGCCAGGTGTACACGGCGGTCGGCGGGAAGATCGCGGTGTGGAACCAGCCCCGTGAGCTGCGCGCCATGTACAAGGACGGCCGCTGGACCCCCGAGGAGATCGCGGCACGCCTCGACTCGACGGTCGGTCAGGAGCGCATGGCGATGATCGACCGGCTCGAGGCGATGCGGCAGGCGGCGGCGTCGGGCGAGAAGCCCAACGCCTGA